One region of Oryza sativa Japonica Group chromosome 5, ASM3414082v1 genomic DNA includes:
- the LOC9271043 gene encoding putative pentatricopeptide repeat-containing protein At1g19290: MPHGCHFLRPLSFTCRRRRLHSSLPRADGDGTEAGAATDTTLLGRFTRLLLLHRFPAAERLLASSSPLTPALLQAALRRVRLDPDAALHLFRLAPSRPSLVSHAQLLHILARARRFHDARALLSSLPPHAEPLFPHLAEVYRDFTFSAVSFDLLLRAHADAGQLSSALNVFDGMGKVGCRPSLRSCNRLLNKLVQSGDPGMAAMVYGQMRIAGVLPDEFTVAIMAKAYCRDGRVAQAVEFVEEMEGMGLEVNLVAYHAVMDCYCGMGWTEDARRILESLQRKGLSPNVVTYTLLVKGYCKDGRMEEAERVVKEMKETGDIVVDEVAYGMMINGYCQRGRMDDATRVRNEMRDAGIHVNLFVYNTMINGLCKLGRMEEVQKVLQEMEDVGMRPDKYSYNTLIDGYCREGSMRKAFEMCRMMVRNGLAATTLTYNTLLKGFCSLHAIDDALRLWFLMLKRGVAPNEISCSTLLDGLFKAGKTEQALNLWKETLARGLAKNVITFNTVINGLCKIGRMAEAEELLDRMKELRCPPDSLTYRTLFDGYCKLGQLGTATHLMNKMEHLGFAPSVEMFNSFITGHFIAKQWHKVNDIHSEMSARGLSPNLVTYGALIAGWCKEGNLHEACNLYFEMVNNGMNPNVFICSALMSCFYKEGKVDEANLVLQKLVNIDMIPGCSISTIEIDKISHVVDTIADGNPHSANVMWNVIIFGLCKSGRIADAKSLFESLRNKRFLPDNFTYSSLIHGCAASGSIDEAFSLRDVMLSAGLTPNIITYNSLIYGLCKSGKLSRAVNLFNKLQSKGISPNGITYNTLIDEYCKEGKTTEAFKLKQKMVEEGIQPTVITYSILIYGLCTQGYMEEAIKLLDQMIENNVDPNYITYCTLIHGYIKSGNMEEISKLYDEMHIRGLLPTNWIGNWKRSDPVVVNNWNRKDGHMKTYSQC; this comes from the coding sequence ATGCCTCATGGCTGCCACTTCCTCCGGCCCCTCTCCTTcacctgccgccgtcgccgcctccactCCTCCCTGCCACGCGCCGATGGCGACGGCACCGAGGCGGGCGCTGCCACCGACACCACCCTCCTCGGCCGCTTCacccggctcctcctcctccaccgcttcCCCGCCGCCGAGCGCCTCCTCGCGTCGTCCTCGCCCCTCACCCCCGCCCTCCTCCaagccgccctccgccgcgtccgcctcgACCCCGACGCCGCCCTCCATCTCTTCCGCCTCGCGCCGTCCCGCCCCTCCCTCGTCTCCCACGCCCAGCTGCTCCACATCCTGGCCCGCGCCCGCCGCTTCCACGACGCccgcgccctcctctcctccctccctccccacgcCGAGCCTCTCTTTCCCCACCTCGCCGAGGTCTACAGGGACTTCACCTTCTCCGCTGTCTCCTTCGACTTGCTCCTCCGCGCCCATGCCGACGCAGGCCAGCTTTCCAGCGCCCTCAACGTGTTCGACGGAATGGGAAAGGTCGGTTGCCGCCCCTCCCTGCGGTCCTGCAATCGCTTGCTCAATAAGCTAGTGCAGTCTGGGGATCCAGGCATGGCGGCCATGGTGTATGGACAGATGCGGATTGCTGGAGTATTGCCCGATGAATTCACAGTGGCTATCATGGCAAAGGCATACTGCAGGGATGGGAGGGTGGCACAGGCAGTGGAGTTTGTGGAGGAGATGGAAGGGATGGGTTTAGAAGTGAATCTGGTGGCATATCATGCGGTGATGGATTGTTATTGTGGGATGGGATGGACCGAAGATGCGAGAAGGATATTGGAGTCGTTGCAGCGAAAGGGCTTGTCACCGAATGTGGTGACATATACCCTCCTTGTGAAGGGATACTGTAAGGATGGGAGGATGGAGGAAGCTGAGAGGGTGGTGAAGGAGATGAAGGAAACCGGGGATATTGTAGTTGATGAGGTGGCTTATGGTATGATGATCAATGGCTATTGCCAAAGGGGGAGAATGGATGATGCAACTAGGGTAAGAAATGAGATGAGGGATGCAGGGATACATGTGAACTTATTTGTCTATAACACAATGATCAATGGATTGTGCAAGTTGGggagaatggaggaagtacaaaAAGTTCTACAGGAAATGGAGGACGTAGGGATGAGGCCGGACAAATACAGTTACAATACTCTAATAGATGGGTATTGCAGAGAGGGTTCCATGCGCAAAGCATTTGAAATGTGTCGCATGATGGTAAGGAATGGTCTTGCAGCAACTACATTGACATATAACACACTCCTGAAAGGTTTTTGCTCTCTCCATGCTATTGATGATGCACTTAGATTATGGTTTTTGATGCTGAAGAGGGGTGTGGCACCTAATGAAATTAGCTGTAGCACTTTGTTGGATGGTTTGTTCAAGGCAGGTAAAACTGAGCAGGCCTTGAACCTTTGGAAAGAAACCTTAGCAAGGGGTTTAGCAAAAAACGTAATCACATTTAATACTGTTATTAATGGGTTATGCAAGATTGGGAGGATGGCCGAAGCAGAAGAGCTTCTTGACAGGATGAAGGAATTGAGATGCCCTCCGGATAGCCTAACTTACAGAACATTATTTGATGGTTACTGTAAACTAGGTCAACTAGGTACAGCTACTCACCTTATGAATAAGATGGAGCATTTAGGTTTTGCTCCTTCAGTTGAAATGTTCAATTCTTTCATTACTGGACATTTTATAGCTAAGCAATGGCACAAGGTGAATGATATCCATAGTGAAATGAGTGCAAGGGGACTTTCTCCTAATTTAGTCACTTATGGAGCTCTGATAGCTGGATGGTGCAAAGAAGGAAATTTGCATGAGGCCTGTAACTTGTATTTTGAGATGGTTAACAATGGTATGAACCCAAATGTGTTCATATGCAGTGCGTTAATGAGCTGTTTCTATAAGGAGGGGAAGGTTGATGAGGCAAATTTGGTGCTGCAAAAACTCGTAAATATTGACATGATTCCAGGTTGCAGTATAAGCACGATTGAGATTGATAAAATATCACATGTCGTTGATACTATTGCTGATGGGAACCCTCATTCTGCAAATGTGATGTGGAATGTTATTATATTTGGGCTATGCAAATCAGGAAGGATTGCAGATGCTAAAAGTTTGTTTGAGAGTCTACGGAACAAGAGATTTCTCCCAGATAATTTCACTTATTCTAGCCTCATTCATGGTTGTGCTGCTTCTGGGTCTATTGATGAAGCTTTTAGTCTGAGGGATGTGATGTTGAGCGCTGGTCTCACTCCAAATATTATAACGTACAATTCTCTTATCTATGGCCTCTGCAAGTCTGGGAAGCTATCAAGGGCAGTTAACCTTTTCAATAAGTTGCAGTCGAAGGGTATATCGCCGAATGGTATCACATATAATACACTTATAGATGAATACTGCAAGGAAGGAAAAACAACAGAAGCTTTTAAATTAAAACAAAAGATGGTAGAGGAAGGTATTCAGCCTACCGTAATAACCTATTCTATACTGATCTATGGTTTGTGTACTCAAGGGTATATGGAAGAAGCAATCAAGTTACTGGACCAAATGATTGAGAACAATGTAGATCCGAATTATATTACATACTGTACACTGATTCATGGTTACATTAAATCTGGTAATATGGAAGAGATTTCAAAGCTTTATGATGAGATGCATATCCGTGGACTTCTCCCAACCAATTGGATTGGAAATTGGAAACGATCAGATCCTGTTGTTGTAAACAACTGGAACAGAAAAGATGGTCATATGAAGACGTACAGTCAGTGCTAG